The window CCATTTCGATCATACGGGAGGCTTACTGAACATGCGCAAACGACTTTCAGCTAAGAACCCTAAAGCTCTGTCAAGACTTCATGTTAATAAAGGTATGTTTAGTCATAGACACCACCCTGACGTTGATGGCGAATTCAACCAAATGGTCGCTGAGCGAAAAACCTATGAAAAAACGGGTGGAAAGGTATTTGTTTATGATACTGAGGAAGAGATTTTTCCGGGAGTTTGGTTGAGTGGCCCCATCCCCAGAAAAAGTGGCGAAGAAAATTGGTCAACTGATGGAAAGCTAAAAGTCCAAATTGAAAACGAGTGGATTCTAGATACCGTGCCCGAAAGCCTGTCACTGTTTATCGCAACTGACAAGGGCACCGTTATAATCTCTGGTTGTGGCCATGCTGGGTTAATTAATATTGCACATCATTCTAAATTGGTTACTAAGTTAAGTAACCTAAACGCTGTAATAGGAGGATTTCATTTGATGAGTGCCTCTGAGGCACAATTGGCATCCACTGCGACCACTCTTTCAAAAATGGGGGTTAAGCACTTTATCGGCGCTCACTGCACTGGAATCGAATCAACACATTCACTCAGGGACAAATTAGAATTAAACAGGTCAAATATGATTAACGGCTCTGTTGGCACTATCTACACCATATCTGAGGGGGTGAAACCAACTTGGATTGTCAAATAATAAAGTTATCTAAACCAGCAAGGGGCTGACAGAAAAATCGTGTAAGGTAAAATTTTGTATTACCCTTTACTGAAGGACTGATACGATTGCGTCAGTCTGTGAATTCGCTAAGTTAATAACCTTGTGCCTGACCATCTTTCCGCATTTCACTGGCACCGTGATAAACACCAGTATTGGGGGCTCTCATAATTGCCTGGTAACCACCAAAGTTGAGGTTTGATACATGAACCTTATGGCCTCTAGCCTGAAGGTCTTTAACGACATCTGCTTTAATACCACTCTCTAATACCAATACGCCACCGTCATCCATTCTTCCTTCCCAGGTCGGTGACGTAGAACCGTCATGACGAAAACGAGCCGCATCACCAGCTTGCTGTACGTTCATCTCAAAATCAATCATGTTGATAATCATCTGGGCATGCCCTTGTGGTTGCATTGAACCGCCCATCAACCCGAAGCTCATATAGGGTTTGTTATCTTTGGTAATAAATGCCGGAATGATGGTATGGAAAGGACGCTTCCCCGGTGCATAAGCATTAGGGTGGTTTTCCGATAACGAAAATTGGGCGCCACGATTCTGGAACATAAAGCCAAGACCATCGGGCACCAATCCACTACCCAACAAATAAAAATTGCTCTGGATCAGGCTCACCATCATCCCGTCCTTGTCAGCAACGGTAAGATAAATGGTATCTCCCTCGATAAGCTTAGGGTCACCGTGTTCAACCTTCGTAGCAGCAACCTTAAAGTCAATCAGTTTTGCTCTTTCCTTTCCATATTCCTTTGACAGTAAATAATCAATATTGATGGTTTGATAATCAGGATCGGCATAGAATCGAGCCCGGTCTTCAAAAGCAAGCTTTTTCGCTTCTGTCATGACATGCAAGTAATCAGCGCTATTATGACCCATTTTTTTTAGGTCGTAGTTTTCCAGTATCGTCAGCATTTGCAAAGCTGCAATCCCTTGGCCATTCGGGGGTAACTCCCAAATATCATAACCACGATAGTTTACTGACACAGGTTCAATCCATTCACTCTTGTGACTTGCAAAATCGTCATAGCGCAGCGGTCCACCAATACGCCTGAAGTAACTATCCATTGTTTTGGCAATATCACCTCGATAAAAGGCATCACGACCATTTTTGGCGATTTTTTCCAATGTATTGGCTAAATCCGGGTTTTTAAACATCTCTCCTTCTTTAGGCGATTTACCATTAATCAGAAAGGTCTTCTTATAGTTATCAATCTCTTCTACTACACCTCCGGCTTTAAATATCCTTGGAAATCGTTTTTGATAATAATCCATATCGTAGGCAATGAGTTCCGTAACTGGAAATCCATCTCTTGCGTATTGTATCGCCGGGGCAAGGTTATCAGTCATTTTCAGTTTACCGAATTTGCTATGAAGCTCGAACCACGCATCGACGGTGCCGGGTACGGTAACAGATGGCGTCCCCCAGTCTGGGATATACTCAAAGTCACCGATTTTTACTTTTAGTTCCGAAAGACTCTGACCTTTCGCAGATCGTCCGGAACCGTTGATTCCATGCAGCTTTTTGGTTACTGGGTCCCAAACAATGGCAAATAAATCACCGCCAATACCGTTGCCCGTGGGTTCCATTAATCCGATAGCAGCATTGGCTGCTATCGCTGCATCCATTGCTGTACCACCTTTTTTGAGAATATCGATCGCTACCTGTGTGGCTAACGGATGAGATGTTGCCGCCATACCATTAGTCGCAAGTACGGGAGAACGTGTCGCCCAGGGGGAGCCAACGACCCGGTCGCCGCGACCATCTTCTCGCATCTGTACTACGTCACCGGTAACATCATCAATGATCGTGTCTTCGTTAGCACTATAGGCAATCGCAGACACTAATAGAGTGCTAATGAAAAACACTGCACTATTTCTCGTAAGTGGTTTCATGGTTTTCGACATTTTCAGTGTAAATTTTAATTTAACTATAGGGGACTCTAAGCAAAAAACTAACAATAGTCATTTATCATCAGGGAGTTATATGGCGGGGCTAGCAAATAAGCCTTGGTTCGTATTAAATTCCTCGCGGTGTGAAATGTTAGTTTGCTTTGGAAGAGTCTCAATAAAGGATTAACAACTCCAAACATACGTATATTAGCAATTGCTAACAGACCGAGTATGACACTTAAGAGACACTCGTCTCACACCTGAGATACCGTGCAGTATCACGGTATGACGCAAGAGTTTTTGCTTTTTCTTCCACCGAAAATTGCTCCTCGATAACTGCTCCTGCGTTATTCTACCTACATACATCCATGTATTAGTGCATTTTCGGCATATAGTCCATCCCTGGCCAAAACCTTCCACCTTCCACCTTCCACCTTTCACTTCCACCTGCGAAGCGAAGCTTACCTCACTCGAAGCGACGTTTTGTGTCGCGTACCCGGAACAATCTTTGATTGTGTACCCGAAGTGGCGCTTTCTGCCACGTCCTCGGAGTATCGTTTACGATACGTACTGATGCAGTTTCAAGTCCCGCACTTTAGGTTTCGCTAACTCTTCACCAGCCAGTTATGCACGGTACTCGCGCTAACTTCTGGTTTTCGAGCCCAGCGGAAATGATCGGCGCTAAAGCCTAAATCGTCTGAGGTAAGGGTGATGGTTTCGATGTTGGCGGCGGGGTATTTGTCTAATACCAGCTGACTTGGCTGGGGTGGGGCATAGATATCTTCACTAAACTGCAGGCTTAAAATGTCGCCAGAAAAGCCTTGCAAATGATGCTCAAAATCCTTTTCTACACCTTTAGCTTTATAGATGTTGGTCAATACAAGATTGCGCCAATCGAGCATTAACTGCTGACCTTCTTTGCCTGCAAATCCAGTAAATTCACCGTGATAATAGCCAAGTACCTTATTCATTAGCGGAATGCTGTGATAAAGGCCCTGCAGTAAAAATCCGGTCTTACGATCAAACGCTTTGTGATAAGGGGATGCGCATCCAGAAAGAATGATTCGATCGACTTGGTTAGGATTTAACGCAGTAAAGCAGCTTGCCAGATGACCACCTAAACTGTGGCCCATCAGGTTTATCGGTTGATTATCATGCTTCTCTGATACATAAGCGCTGGCGAGTTCAATGTCAGCGATATACTCCTTAAAACCATAATTACACTTTCGTCCTGGGCGCATACTGCTGTGGCCATGGCCACGTTGCTCAAACAAATATACGGTAATGTTTTGCCTGGCGAGTTGCTGAGCAAATGGCCGATAATACCGGGCAGCCATCCCCATGGCAGGCAACAACATCAGGTGTTGCTTTGTTGCTGGTTCACCTTCGAGGTCGCACTCGATATTACTCTTAAGAGAGCTCTCAACATAATTGCCAAGATGATCTTCTGGCCGAAAGACTTCCAACGGCACCTGGTAGCCGGAATCATCCTCTAACAGTTCGAGGTTCCAGTTATCTGTTTTAATTGCGCCGTTGCTGGTATTCATCTTGGTCACTTTTGTTCGTTCTATTCGTCTATTCTAATCTTTGAGCATTTCTATATGAGGAATTCCGTCTTCTAAATACATATCAGAGATACGGGTAAATCCATGCTTGTTGTAGAAGGCTTCAAGGTGCTCCTGAGCGGAGATTTTTACGCTAAAATCTGGCCAATATTGCTGGCAAAGACGCAAAGCTTCTCTCATTAAAGGATGGCCAAGACCTTTGCCGCGATAGTCCATATCCGTTGCTACCCGGCCAATGGCAACCATACCCGGATAACAAAGGCCCGGCGGGAGAATTCTCAGATAGGCTGCTAGTGGTTTAAGGCCTAGCTCATTTGCAGTGCCGTTGTTATCAAAAGCAAACAGATGCAGAACCTCAGCGTCGATATCTTTATTGTCCAGCTCTGG is drawn from Thalassotalea sp. PS06 and contains these coding sequences:
- a CDS encoding MBL fold metallo-hydrolase; amino-acid sequence: MKIFILLFAMVGLVSGASGQTVKDVKVTILSTMIADYGTAEKPLFGEWGFSALVEIDGKKILFDTGRSENLVLENADALGIELSDVEDVILSHYHFDHTGGLLNMRKRLSAKNPKALSRLHVNKGMFSHRHHPDVDGEFNQMVAERKTYEKTGGKVFVYDTEEEIFPGVWLSGPIPRKSGEENWSTDGKLKVQIENEWILDTVPESLSLFIATDKGTVIISGCGHAGLINIAHHSKLVTKLSNLNAVIGGFHLMSASEAQLASTATTLSKMGVKHFIGAHCTGIESTHSLRDKLELNRSNMINGSVGTIYTISEGVKPTWIVK
- the ggt gene encoding gamma-glutamyltransferase, which gives rise to MREDGRGDRVVGSPWATRSPVLATNGMAATSHPLATQVAIDILKKGGTAMDAAIAANAAIGLMEPTGNGIGGDLFAIVWDPVTKKLHGINGSGRSAKGQSLSELKVKIGDFEYIPDWGTPSVTVPGTVDAWFELHSKFGKLKMTDNLAPAIQYARDGFPVTELIAYDMDYYQKRFPRIFKAGGVVEEIDNYKKTFLINGKSPKEGEMFKNPDLANTLEKIAKNGRDAFYRGDIAKTMDSYFRRIGGPLRYDDFASHKSEWIEPVSVNYRGYDIWELPPNGQGIAALQMLTILENYDLKKMGHNSADYLHVMTEAKKLAFEDRARFYADPDYQTINIDYLLSKEYGKERAKLIDFKVAATKVEHGDPKLIEGDTIYLTVADKDGMMVSLIQSNFYLLGSGLVPDGLGFMFQNRGAQFSLSENHPNAYAPGKRPFHTIIPAFITKDNKPYMSFGLMGGSMQPQGHAQMIINMIDFEMNVQQAGDAARFRHDGSTSPTWEGRMDDGGVLVLESGIKADVVKDLQARGHKVHVSNLNFGGYQAIMRAPNTGVYHGASEMRKDGQAQGY
- a CDS encoding alpha/beta fold hydrolase — encoded protein: MNTSNGAIKTDNWNLELLEDDSGYQVPLEVFRPEDHLGNYVESSLKSNIECDLEGEPATKQHLMLLPAMGMAARYYRPFAQQLARQNITVYLFEQRGHGHSSMRPGRKCNYGFKEYIADIELASAYVSEKHDNQPINLMGHSLGGHLASCFTALNPNQVDRIILSGCASPYHKAFDRKTGFLLQGLYHSIPLMNKVLGYYHGEFTGFAGKEGQQLMLDWRNLVLTNIYKAKGVEKDFEHHLQGFSGDILSLQFSEDIYAPPQPSQLVLDKYPAANIETITLTSDDLGFSADHFRWARKPEVSASTVHNWLVKS
- a CDS encoding GNAT family N-acetyltransferase encodes the protein MTSLAIEYQAKHFNELSAAELYQALKLRVDVFVVEQTCYYPELDNKDIDAEVLHLFAFDNNGTANELGLKPLAAYLRILPPGLCYPGMVAIGRVATDMDYRGKGLGHPLMREALRLCQQYWPDFSVKISAQEHLEAFYNKHGFTRISDMYLEDGIPHIEMLKD